A single genomic interval of Pomacea canaliculata isolate SZHN2017 linkage group LG5, ASM307304v1, whole genome shotgun sequence harbors:
- the LOC112564100 gene encoding LOW QUALITY PROTEIN: uncharacterized protein LOC112564100 (The sequence of the model RefSeq protein was modified relative to this genomic sequence to represent the inferred CDS: inserted 1 base in 1 codon) yields the protein MDQFPSAVLLARLEDVKINNNVLYRLVRPTETGXSVESVDKMVNVVPFRRIYRFDRKDDLNDFKVELLKRPLVLQPIVHLGRGLGSGSMACGMCYKDDKWILLVNQTHPKVLSRLQIGLDAAKNAIARGPIIFAFTKLIEKMYRNTLSKKEQEEAASKLDLFKSYFRYAEWEYGDLIIRYHGYAAIFGRGGGLRDIATMNLTFDFEDLTHDEISWKGLGAEYFPKPHLAPVTEDEIREVLPAWTINGVSPLENIGEHIPADHYSYAQAGKLYESFRKKKRWQRQEKENSLSGRLPFKEGASYNDVNLEVVDEVHDYDHLTSSGYTAYQEDAPVQNVAYDNYGDDRGRLKQGQESYDDNEHGDDGFYDAHKAEPVQSSVARKIDGYGHMYPDVKIRTAETAKSKIRSYENTSRFPASSGAAPSSSRTFRLH from the exons atggaTCAGTTTCCTTCAGCTGTTCTACTGGCACGCTTGGAGGATGTGAAGATCAACAACAATGTCTTATATCGTCTTGTGCGTCCTACAGAAACTG ACTCAGTGGAATCAGTAGACAAAATGGTCAATGTGGTGCCTTTCAGAAG gatCTATAGATTTGATCGCAAGGATGATCTTAATGATTTTAAAGTGGAACTGTTAAAGCGACCATTGGTTCTACAGCCTATTGTACACCTTGGACGTGGGCTTGGCTCCGGCAGCATGGCATGTGGCATGTGTTACAAGGATG ACAAGTGGATATTGCTTGTTAACCAAACACATCCAAAGGTACTCAGCAGACTCCAGATTGGTCTTGATGCTGCCAAGAATGCAATTGCTCGAGGTCCAATCATT tttgctTTTACCAAACTTATAGAGAAGATGTACCGCAACACACTTTCCAAGAAAGAGCAGGAGGAAGCTGCATCAAAACTTGATTTGTTTAAAAGCTATTTTCGCTATGCTGAGTGGGAATATGGCGACCTCATCATTCGTTATCATGGCTACGCAGCAATCTTTGGCCGAGGAGGTGGCTTGCGGGACATAGCA aCAATGAATCTGACATTTGACTTCGAAGATTTAACCCATGATGAGATTAGCTGGAAAGGCTTGGGTGCAGAGTATTTTCCAAAACCACACTTGGCCCCTGTCACTGAAG ATGAAATAAGAGAGGTTTTACCTGCATGGACAATTAATGGTGTGTCACCACTAGAAAATATAGGTGAACACATACCAGCAGATCATTACTCCTATGCTCAAGCTGGCAAGTTGTATGAGAGCTTCCGCAAAAAGAAGAGGTggcaaagacaagaaaaagagaacagtTTATCAGGAAGGTTGCCGTTTAAGGAGGGAGCTTCTTACAATGATGTAAACCTTGAGGTTGTTGATGAAGTTCATGACTATGACCATTTAACCTCTTCTGGTTACACTGCCTACCAAGAGGATGCTCCTGTGCAGAATGTGGCCTATGACAATTATGGTGATGACAGGGGCAGGCTAAAGCAGGGGCAAGAGAGTTATGATGACAATGAACATGGTGATGATGGATTTTATGATGCACACAAGGCAGAGCCTGTCCAGAGTAGTGTGGCAAGAAAGATTGATGGGTATGGTCACATGTATCCTGACGTCAAGATCAGGACAGCAGAAACTGCCAAGAGCAAGATTCGATCTTATGAAAATACATCAAGATTTCCAGCGTCTTCTGGTGCTGCCCCTTCTAGCTCGCGAACCTTTAGACTACACTGA
- the LOC112564101 gene encoding uncharacterized protein LOC112564101, which produces MFKEGKLTSSIFSFAENHGVSSSTLVDFSTRITWSMLDPKDGRTVRNVSTVPLGLSLPYNHGVYLPQQYPQDSLEGIPPATRKPKTFTPILLYQRPEEPRKIACNIVKDISKSDDGKTFCGENSTSLTLITPEEMSRKRGFGDGSRGIALPKLWDMHSSYGRFAPYHTFAKTFAGSHTSSPADFSNPPGVSDPRLAISDGQKSPGSRYSGSDHIPMSLISTLTRHQQQAERGSATEIRRALLLNHPVISSPITRGLPLEKTQPSELHGTCSVAYHRDTSPHQQEVITCKSTNSFNSPFSLQPKVSSWSASAPSEFSDLFARSRNGVVPSCDGRYESFLQLLYSKDYPALSDAGSGECAADCSASTIEQLPHPVKESLLHTAAAHMLQRSFGLHASLLRGGAGDADDRDNRKHKCPFCDVTCTNNGQLKGHLRVHTGEKPFQCECGRSFARNEELTRHRRIHSGLRPHQCYACGKRFGRKDHLNKHQKTTCELREKNSPVSGEGCRQRYTRSDALARHQWEHTAFEPRRRGADQRPLLAPRVGDVPCTVRSSGFEPTAISRKLSQQGSSVK; this is translated from the exons ATGTTCAAAGAAGGGAAACTGACTTCTTCAATTTTTAGTTTTGCGGAAAACCATGGCGTGTCGTCCTCCACTCTGGTGGACTTCAGCACCAGAATTACTTGGTCCATGCTGGACCCAAAAGACGGAAGAACTGTCAGGAATGTGTCCACGGTACCTCTCGGTCTGTCACTGCCGTACAACCACGGGGTGTATCTGCCGCAGCAGTACCCGCAGGACAGTTTGGAAGGCATCCCACCAGCAACCAGAAAGCCGAAGACTTTCACGCCGATTTTGCTCTACCAGCGCCCCGAGGAACCGCGCAAGATTGCATGCAATATTGTCAAAGACATTAGCAAGAGTGATGATGGTAAAACATTCTGCGGAGAAAACAGTACTAGTCTCACTCTGATCACTCCTGAGGAAATGTCCCGTAAAAGAGGTTTTGGTGACGGTTCCCGAGGCATCGCGCTTCCTAAACTCTGGGATATGCATTCGTCGTATGGCAGATTTGCACCCTACCATACATTCGCAAAAACTTTTGCTGGCTCACATACCAGCAGCCCAGCTGATTTCTCCAACCCACCCGGAGTGTCCGACCCACGTCTGGCCATTTCAGACGGGCAGAAATCGCCGGGATCTCGCTACTCTGGTTCAGATCACATACCCATGTCGCTGATTTCCACCCTGACACGTCACCAGCAGCAGGCGGAGCGGGGATCCGCCACCGAGATTCGACGCGCTCTGCTTCTGAACCACCCGGTTATCAGCAGCCCCATCACGAGGGGCTTACCTCTGGAGAAAACCCAGCCCTCGGAGCTACACGGCACCTGCAGCGTTGCGTATCACCGCGATACTTCACCTCACCAACAGGAAGTCATCACATGCAAGAGCACGAACTCCTTCAACTCTCCATTTTCTCTTCAGCCGAAAGTTTCAAGCTGGTCGGCGTCAGCCCCGTCTGAGTTTTCCGATTTATTCGCTCGCAGCAGAAATGGTGTGGTGCCGAGTTGTGATGGGAGATACGAAAGCTTTCTGCAACTTCTTTATTCAAAGGATTATCCAGCTTTGTCGGATGCAGGTAGTGGCGAATGTGCCGCAGACTGTAGCGCCTCCACGATCGAGCAGCTGCCGCATCCGGTGAAGGAGAGCTTGCTGCATACGGCAGCCGCTCACATGCTGCAACGTTCGTTCGGTCTGCACGCTTCACTGCTGCGTGGAGGGGCGGGAGACGCAGACGACAGGGACAATCGTAAACACAAGTGCCCCTTCTGTGATGTCACCTGCACAAACAACGGCCAGCTAAAAGGACATCTTCGTGTCCACACCG GAGAAAAACCTTTTCAATGTGAATGCGGACGGTCGTTCGCCCGCAACGAGGAGCTGACCAGACATCGCAGAATCCACTCCGGCCTCCGTCCACATCAATGCTACGCCTGTGGCAAGCGTTTCGGACGTAAAGACCATTTGAACAAG CATCAGAAGACCACCTGCGAACTGcgagaaaaaaattcacctgTGTCAGGTGAAGGATGTCGCCAGCGCTACACTCGCTCTGACGCCCTGGCGCGTCATCAGTGGGAGCACACGGCATTCGAGCCAAGACGTCGAGGTGCAGATCAGCGCCCTCTACTG GCTCCACGTGTCGGTGACGTCCCCTGCACAGTGCGTAGCTCGGGTTTTGAACCCACCGCGATCAGCAGGAAGCTGAGTCAGCAAGGGTCCAGCGTTAAGTGA